The following proteins are co-located in the Fusobacteriaceae bacterium genome:
- a CDS encoding sigma 54-interacting transcriptional regulator, whose amino-acid sequence MKLAEIVRPKKDLPVRKSKLWGNLDIMELSEESLRGPADVVSVLNDAGEVIGEINREDLIYLAKRNQVTRFAKVLDYMDEGVVAIDDKGRIFYLNNAYSQILGIPRYKVIGKYMPQIETGALLNKVLETHESISKDKQLISSINKYVSMRIFPQFSGGAFAGAISIFKDVTELNTMNHEVQRMSDVIKEVTRKLDYQEAFKNLGIITQNSEFIKVLEVANIAAKTDVTVLIRGESGVGKEVMAKLLHSGSNRNNSPLITVNCAAIPEHLFESELFGYEAGSFTGASKSGKIGKFQLADQGTLFLDEIGDLPLPMQAKLLRVLQQGEIEKIGSANAIPVDVRIITATNKPLEDLMKAEKFREDLFFRLNVISLNIPPLRERKEDIPLLANHFLGIYNKRYKKSLTISAEEYSDMMQYDWPGNIRQLQNYLERSVILGTATMGDMILKPENGATPDAGSHAAHPVDRSLSLKDQLKRCEKEIIEQTLREQNGDRQKTIEALKISRRTFYRRYGQLKQAP is encoded by the coding sequence ATGAAACTTGCGGAAATCGTACGACCCAAAAAAGATCTTCCTGTCAGAAAATCCAAACTCTGGGGCAACCTCGATATCATGGAGCTCTCGGAGGAGAGCCTCCGCGGCCCCGCCGATGTCGTTTCCGTCCTCAACGACGCCGGGGAGGTTATCGGCGAGATCAACCGCGAGGACCTCATTTATCTCGCAAAACGGAACCAGGTCACAAGATTCGCCAAAGTTCTGGATTACATGGACGAAGGCGTCGTGGCGATCGACGACAAAGGGAGGATTTTTTATCTGAATAACGCCTATTCCCAAATATTGGGTATTCCACGCTACAAAGTCATCGGGAAATATATGCCTCAGATCGAAACCGGAGCGCTTTTGAACAAAGTGCTTGAAACCCATGAGTCCATCTCCAAGGACAAGCAACTGATTTCTTCGATCAACAAATATGTTTCCATGAGAATTTTTCCCCAATTTTCCGGGGGAGCCTTCGCGGGCGCGATTTCCATTTTCAAAGACGTCACGGAACTCAATACGATGAATCACGAAGTCCAGCGGATGAGCGACGTGATCAAGGAAGTCACCCGGAAACTGGACTATCAGGAGGCCTTCAAAAACCTCGGGATTATTACGCAAAACAGCGAATTTATTAAGGTACTGGAAGTCGCCAATATCGCGGCCAAAACCGACGTCACGGTACTGATCCGGGGAGAAAGCGGCGTCGGGAAAGAAGTCATGGCCAAGTTGCTGCATTCCGGAAGCAACCGGAACAATTCCCCGCTGATCACGGTAAATTGCGCCGCGATTCCCGAGCATCTCTTTGAGAGCGAGCTTTTCGGCTATGAAGCCGGCTCCTTTACGGGCGCGAGTAAATCGGGTAAAATCGGGAAATTTCAGCTGGCGGACCAGGGAACGCTTTTCCTCGACGAAATCGGCGACCTGCCGTTACCGATGCAGGCGAAACTCCTGCGCGTCCTGCAGCAGGGGGAGATCGAAAAGATCGGAAGCGCCAACGCGATCCCGGTGGATGTCCGGATCATCACGGCGACGAACAAGCCCCTTGAGGACTTGATGAAAGCGGAGAAATTCAGGGAGGATTTGTTTTTCCGCCTGAACGTCATTTCCCTGAATATTCCGCCGCTGCGTGAGCGAAAAGAGGATATTCCGCTCCTCGCCAATCATTTTCTGGGGATTTACAACAAACGCTACAAAAAATCCCTGACGATCTCCGCCGAAGAATACAGCGACATGATGCAATATGACTGGCCCGGCAATATCCGACAGTTGCAGAATTATCTCGAGAGAAGCGTGATCCTGGGAACCGCGACCATGGGAGACATGATCCTCAAACCCGAAAACGGAGCTACTCCGGATGCGGGTTCGCACGCCGCCCACCCCGTCGACCGCTCGCTTTCGCTCAAAGATCAGCTCAAACGCTGTGAGAAGGAAATTATCGAGCAGACTTTGCGGGAGCAAAACGGCGACCGGCAGAAGACCATAGAAGCGCTGAAAATCAGCAGGCGTACATTCTACCGGCGCTACGGGCAACTGAAGCAGGCGCCATGA
- a CDS encoding DUF1446 domain-containing protein — protein sequence MKTIRIGGGQGFWGDSPDAAIHMVRAGDIQYLACDYLAELTLSIMQRQKLKNPKAGFASDFTQLIREIGKEAYEKKIRILSNAGGMNIQGAVDALRSIAEGQNMRGYKIGYVTGDDLLEKLPELLREGRTFPNMDDVGDFDEIKDKIVNVNVYYGREPLMDCLREGADLVITGRATDSALFLAPLAYEFGWGDKDLDDLARGIMVGHLLECGGQGAGGNFDYDWRSVPAMDNLGFPIAEVTEDDLHITKAPGCGGLISEQSVKEQFLYEVHDPANYITPDVTVDISRATIVNDGDNSVRIGGVRGKEKPEKLKMCIGYHAGYKVATYLPFAWPDAYEKARYAAEILMKKMKRKNLRYEDIRIDYLGLNALHLDVAEYDEELIKRLNEVVLRIAIRVKDKEEAKKLIPEISPLQLNGPPGASFFGGRSQIQDVIGLWPALIDRDLVTLTSHMLEVK from the coding sequence ATGAAAACAATTCGTATCGGCGGCGGTCAGGGGTTTTGGGGGGACAGCCCGGACGCCGCCATTCATATGGTCCGCGCGGGCGACATTCAGTACCTCGCCTGTGACTATCTGGCGGAGCTGACCCTCTCGATCATGCAGCGGCAAAAGCTGAAAAATCCGAAAGCGGGCTTTGCCAGCGATTTCACCCAGCTGATCCGGGAAATCGGTAAAGAGGCCTATGAAAAAAAGATCCGTATTCTCTCCAACGCCGGCGGCATGAATATTCAGGGCGCCGTCGACGCCCTCCGGAGCATCGCGGAAGGGCAAAACATGCGCGGTTACAAGATCGGCTACGTGACCGGCGACGATCTTCTTGAAAAGCTGCCGGAATTGCTGCGGGAAGGACGGACATTCCCCAATATGGATGACGTCGGGGATTTCGATGAGATCAAGGACAAAATCGTCAACGTCAATGTGTATTACGGCAGGGAGCCGCTGATGGACTGCCTGCGGGAAGGGGCTGATCTGGTCATTACCGGACGCGCCACCGATTCGGCGCTGTTTCTGGCCCCGCTGGCCTATGAATTCGGCTGGGGGGACAAGGATCTGGACGATCTCGCCCGCGGCATCATGGTGGGTCACCTGCTGGAATGCGGCGGGCAGGGCGCCGGCGGCAATTTTGACTACGATTGGCGGTCCGTACCCGCTATGGACAATCTGGGCTTTCCGATAGCCGAAGTGACCGAGGATGACCTGCACATTACCAAAGCGCCGGGTTGCGGGGGATTGATCTCCGAACAATCGGTCAAAGAACAATTTTTGTACGAAGTGCATGATCCCGCCAATTATATTACGCCGGACGTGACCGTGGACATTTCCCGCGCGACGATTGTCAATGACGGCGACAATTCCGTCCGGATCGGCGGCGTCAGGGGAAAGGAAAAGCCCGAAAAACTCAAGATGTGCATCGGCTACCACGCGGGATACAAAGTGGCGACCTACCTGCCCTTTGCCTGGCCGGACGCCTATGAAAAAGCGCGATACGCGGCGGAAATCCTCATGAAGAAAATGAAAAGAAAGAACCTCCGCTACGAGGATATCCGCATTGATTATTTGGGTCTCAACGCCCTTCATCTCGATGTCGCCGAATATGATGAGGAGTTGATCAAGCGGCTGAATGAAGTGGTTCTCCGGATCGCGATCCGCGTGAAAGACAAGGAAGAAGCGAAGAAGCTGATCCCGGAAATCTCACCGCTTCAGCTGAACGGCCCCCCCGGCGCTTCGTTTTTCGGGGGGCGATCCCAAATCCAGGATGTCATCGGCCTGTGGCCCGCGCTGATCGACAGAGACCTCGTCACCCTCACGTCGCATATGCTGGAGGTGAAATGA
- a CDS encoding hydroxymethylglutaryl-CoA reductase, degradative: MSTSIIPGFYQMTPAERALKIGELTGLSADELRLITEKDALSLDLADHMIENVIGTYSLPMGIALNFLINGKEVLIPMVTEEASVVAAASNAAKMARAGGGFSASFTGPVMIAQVQIINVPDPNHVKNVILQNKETIKEICNAKDPVLVQFGGGFHDLDVRVIDTIRGKMVIVHLLVNVGDAMGANAVNTMAEAVAPYLEEKTGYKVDLRILSNLAVYRLARASAVFTKASLSKTGDPADGADVIEKILDAYAFAEADPFRAATHNKGVMNGISAAVLATGNDTRAIESGAHAYAAFKGRYTTLTTWEKTGGGDLTGTIEVPMAVGLVGGATKTHPGARAAVKILGVKTAAELAMIFAAVGLAQNLSAIRALATDGIQKGHMKLHARNIAASVGAAGETLEKIVSQMIADKNINAVYAAELYAKFK; encoded by the coding sequence ATGAGTACCAGTATCATTCCCGGATTTTATCAGATGACGCCGGCGGAACGGGCGCTGAAAATCGGTGAACTGACCGGCCTTTCCGCGGACGAGCTGCGGCTGATCACGGAAAAAGACGCCTTATCCCTTGATTTGGCCGATCATATGATCGAAAACGTCATCGGGACATATTCGTTACCGATGGGAATCGCGCTCAATTTTCTGATCAACGGAAAAGAAGTTCTGATTCCCATGGTGACCGAAGAGGCCTCGGTCGTGGCTGCGGCATCCAACGCCGCGAAAATGGCAAGGGCGGGCGGCGGGTTTTCCGCATCCTTCACCGGTCCCGTGATGATTGCGCAAGTCCAGATCATCAATGTTCCGGATCCCAACCACGTGAAGAATGTGATTTTGCAAAACAAGGAAACGATCAAAGAAATCTGCAACGCCAAAGATCCGGTTCTTGTGCAATTCGGCGGCGGGTTTCATGATCTCGACGTCCGCGTGATCGACACCATCCGCGGAAAAATGGTCATCGTTCATCTCCTCGTGAACGTGGGCGACGCCATGGGGGCAAATGCCGTCAACACCATGGCCGAGGCCGTGGCGCCTTATCTGGAGGAAAAAACCGGATACAAGGTGGATTTGCGGATTCTATCCAACCTCGCCGTATACCGCCTGGCCCGGGCGAGCGCGGTCTTTACGAAAGCCTCGCTCAGCAAGACCGGGGATCCGGCCGACGGCGCCGATGTCATTGAGAAAATCCTCGACGCCTACGCCTTTGCCGAAGCGGATCCTTTCCGAGCCGCGACCCACAACAAAGGCGTCATGAACGGAATCAGCGCCGCGGTTCTTGCCACGGGAAACGATACGAGAGCGATCGAATCGGGCGCTCACGCCTATGCCGCCTTCAAAGGCCGCTACACGACGTTGACCACCTGGGAAAAAACCGGCGGCGGAGATCTCACCGGGACGATCGAAGTCCCCATGGCCGTGGGCCTGGTCGGCGGCGCAACGAAAACCCATCCGGGCGCGCGGGCGGCGGTAAAAATTCTCGGCGTAAAAACGGCGGCCGAGCTGGCCATGATCTTCGCGGCCGTGGGATTGGCGCAAAACCTGTCGGCCATTCGGGCGCTGGCCACCGACGGCATCCAGAAAGGACACATGAAACTTCATGCCAGAAATATTGCGGCTTCCGTGGGAGCCGCGGGTGAGACGCTGGAAAAAATCGTGTCGCAAATGATCGCGGACAAGAACATCAACGCGGTATACGCGGCGGAACTTTACGCAAAATTCAAGTAA
- a CDS encoding MaoC family dehydratase, which produces MNELTIGQSASKTKVFREEDVLVFAGFTGDMNPVHINEEFAKTTKFGRRIVHGPYVYTLVGSVLGQQLPGGGSVYVSQTLKFKFPVFVGDTITCTLTVTDKNIERNRLTLNTLLTNQDGVVVIEGEAVTMPRLEKSDS; this is translated from the coding sequence ATGAACGAATTAACAATTGGCCAAAGCGCGTCTAAAACCAAAGTATTCAGAGAAGAAGACGTTCTGGTATTTGCGGGTTTTACAGGAGACATGAATCCGGTACATATCAACGAAGAATTCGCAAAAACTACTAAATTCGGGCGCAGGATAGTTCACGGTCCCTACGTATATACACTTGTCGGCAGCGTTTTGGGGCAGCAGCTTCCGGGGGGCGGGTCAGTTTATGTCAGTCAAACGCTGAAATTCAAATTTCCGGTTTTTGTTGGGGATACAATCACCTGTACGCTGACGGTTACGGATAAAAATATAGAACGGAATCGTTTGACTTTGAACACGCTTTTAACCAATCAAGATGGTGTTGTAGTAATCGAAGGCGAGGCTGTGACCATGCCCAGACTTGAAAAAAGCGATTCTTGA
- a CDS encoding enoyl-CoA hydratase/isomerase family protein has protein sequence MAGKVNLVVEGFIALITINNPPMNPLDIEVMDGIRNSFEHLYLEEDIRTVIITGNGKSFVAGADIKELKRWTPESSMILNGKGQALVNLIENYPSPVIAAINGYALGGGLEIALGCDIRLASEKAKLGLPEAKLGIIPGYGGTARLCRAVGIGQAKKMMYTGSHITADEAFAIGLVQEVLPSEKLLSRAMEIAHAIAENAPIAVRAIKRIVNICRNKSVEESLAAELYAARDCYASADSGIGIDAFINKEIPKFHGN, from the coding sequence ATGGCAGGTAAAGTCAATCTGGTTGTCGAAGGATTCATCGCGCTAATTACGATCAACAATCCTCCGATGAATCCCCTTGACATTGAAGTAATGGATGGAATTCGCAATTCTTTTGAGCATCTGTACCTGGAAGAGGACATCCGCACTGTAATAATCACCGGTAACGGCAAATCTTTTGTGGCCGGTGCGGATATCAAAGAGCTCAAGCGTTGGACGCCCGAATCTTCCATGATACTCAATGGAAAGGGACAGGCGCTGGTCAATTTGATAGAAAATTATCCTTCTCCGGTTATAGCCGCCATTAATGGATACGCATTGGGCGGTGGGCTGGAAATCGCTCTCGGTTGTGACATTCGATTGGCTTCCGAAAAAGCAAAGTTAGGTCTTCCTGAGGCCAAACTCGGTATTATCCCTGGTTACGGAGGGACAGCGCGCCTGTGCCGCGCTGTAGGAATCGGGCAGGCAAAAAAAATGATGTATACGGGTTCGCACATCACGGCCGATGAAGCGTTCGCTATCGGATTGGTGCAAGAAGTTCTTCCTTCCGAAAAGCTTTTAAGCCGCGCGATGGAAATTGCTCATGCGATAGCTGAAAATGCTCCGATAGCAGTTCGCGCCATAAAACGTATCGTCAACATTTGTCGCAACAAATCTGTTGAAGAGAGCCTCGCGGCTGAACTTTATGCTGCTCGGGACTGCTATGCATCTGCAGATAGCGGGATAGGGATTGATGCCTTTATCAACAAAGAGATCCCCAAATTTCACGGTAACTAA
- a CDS encoding CoA transferase: protein MNALEDLTVIDLTRFAAGPFCTLQLADLGAKVIKVESKDSADEARNFTPFLGEGDERISGYFVQYNRNKKGITLNLRSDEGKKLLLRMLEKADVLVENYRPGVMKKMGLDFETLHKIYPKLIFVSISGYGQTGPYIDRPAFDNCAQALSGIWSTTGYPDRPPCRVGTIIGDLAASLYGCIGVLAALHHVKNTGEGQYVDVSQLDSTLSLTEMMVVNYLVAGKITRPLGNDHPFVMPYSAFKAKDGYIFDGGYTDKFWRLQCEFFGEPELADDPEIDTMVKRHVRSTYERRVKPKLDEWIAQYTIAELMEGLGDKIPMAPILDVTGVVKDPQILSRNMIIEKDYPQGKVSGVGQPIKLSQTPADTSGSAPAVGEHNREIYLDWLGLSKEDLQSFEERGVI from the coding sequence ATGAATGCCTTAGAGGATTTGACTGTAATTGATCTGACCCGTTTTGCGGCAGGCCCATTTTGTACTTTGCAGTTGGCGGATTTGGGAGCGAAAGTGATCAAAGTGGAATCGAAAGATTCCGCCGATGAAGCACGCAATTTTACTCCCTTTTTGGGAGAAGGAGATGAACGGATCAGCGGATATTTTGTTCAGTATAATAGAAACAAAAAAGGAATTACGCTTAATCTACGGAGTGACGAAGGAAAAAAGTTGCTTTTACGTATGCTGGAAAAAGCGGATGTTCTCGTAGAAAACTATCGTCCAGGCGTGATGAAAAAAATGGGACTCGATTTTGAAACCTTACATAAAATCTATCCGAAACTGATTTTCGTTTCCATCAGTGGTTATGGACAAACGGGTCCATATATTGACCGCCCTGCCTTTGACAATTGCGCGCAGGCCCTCAGCGGTATCTGGTCGACGACCGGATACCCTGACCGGCCGCCCTGCAGGGTCGGTACGATTATCGGTGATTTGGCCGCATCTCTTTATGGTTGCATCGGTGTGCTGGCCGCACTGCATCACGTAAAAAATACCGGCGAAGGACAATACGTTGACGTGTCGCAATTGGATTCGACGCTCTCCTTGACAGAGATGATGGTCGTCAACTATCTCGTAGCAGGGAAGATTACCCGTCCTCTGGGAAATGATCACCCCTTCGTTATGCCTTACAGCGCCTTTAAAGCAAAAGACGGGTATATTTTTGACGGTGGTTATACGGATAAATTTTGGCGATTGCAATGTGAATTTTTCGGCGAACCAGAATTGGCCGATGATCCCGAAATTGATACCATGGTCAAACGACATGTAAGGAGTACCTACGAGCGGCGCGTTAAGCCAAAGCTTGACGAATGGATTGCCCAATACACCATCGCGGAACTTATGGAAGGACTTGGAGATAAAATCCCTATGGCGCCGATATTGGATGTAACCGGCGTAGTGAAAGATCCTCAGATACTATCACGCAATATGATTATCGAAAAAGATTATCCCCAAGGCAAGGTAAGCGGTGTCGGTCAGCCGATCAAGCTCAGTCAAACTCCAGCGGATACTTCAGGGTCGGCGCCTGCTGTCGGCGAGCATAACAGGGAAATTTATCTTGACTGGCTGGGACTGAGTAAAGAGGATCTGCAATCCTTTGAAGAACGCGGTGTTATTTGA
- a CDS encoding transketolase, with product MQNLKTKEDYIAYLKEKAREIRIKGLKLITAGNIGHPGATLSSADLFAALYFSVLSINPANPAWDGRDRFILSKGHGCPPLYVALAIKGYYSWEELLSTYGKLHSRFQGHPDMKKTPGVDMTTGSLGQGLSVAVGMALAARRDGKKHRVYCMLGDGELDEGQIWEAVMSAAHYKLDNIIAIVDYNKIQAKGPVHEIMGLEPLPAKWGSFGWQVIEIDGHDMENILDAFYLAKNRYNNGKPIVIIAHTVKGKGVSFMENTPEWHTHAPSKEQLEAALVELSAYGDYRWKN from the coding sequence ATGCAAAACCTAAAGACAAAGGAAGACTATATTGCATATCTTAAAGAAAAGGCCCGCGAAATACGGATAAAAGGCCTGAAGTTGATTACTGCGGGTAACATTGGTCATCCTGGGGCGACCCTCTCATCAGCGGATTTATTTGCAGCGTTATATTTTAGCGTACTTTCCATAAATCCTGCTAACCCCGCATGGGACGGAAGAGATCGCTTCATTTTGTCTAAGGGGCACGGATGTCCTCCGCTTTATGTTGCTCTTGCCATTAAGGGTTATTACTCTTGGGAAGAACTCCTTTCAACCTATGGAAAACTCCATAGCCGTTTCCAAGGACATCCTGACATGAAAAAGACGCCTGGCGTTGATATGACGACGGGGTCCTTGGGACAAGGTCTGTCCGTGGCGGTTGGGATGGCCCTTGCTGCCCGTCGCGACGGCAAGAAACACAGGGTTTATTGTATGCTTGGCGATGGCGAACTGGACGAAGGCCAGATTTGGGAAGCCGTAATGTCCGCCGCCCATTATAAACTGGACAACATAATTGCTATCGTCGATTACAATAAAATTCAAGCAAAAGGGCCGGTACACGAGATTATGGGACTTGAACCTCTGCCGGCAAAATGGGGATCCTTTGGATGGCAAGTGATAGAAATAGATGGTCACGATATGGAGAACATCCTCGACGCCTTTTATTTGGCCAAAAATCGATATAATAACGGCAAACCGATTGTCATTATAGCCCATACAGTAAAGGGGAAGGGTGTGTCTTTCATGGAGAATACTCCAGAATGGCATACACACGCCCCCAGCAAAGAACAGTTGGAAGCCGCGCTTGTCGAACTATCCGCATACGGAGATTATAGATGGAAGAATTGA
- a CDS encoding transketolase family protein codes for MEELREVFARELIELGKEFPNLYVIDADLKTSTRTVLFEDAYPRRFIQAGIAEQNMVGIAAGLALEGKIPIVCTFANFLASRALDQVYTSVAYPGINVKFAGAYSGILTGKLGATHQAIEDLAVMRGIPGLRIAAPADSWELRSVMRKSVEYNGPVYFRVDKNKPELEFTMGFPFEWGKGHEILHGTTATLIGTGIASRWAFEAASALHEEGINVRFLHMPSIKPFDDELVLKAAKETGILITIENHSIIGGLGGAVCEVACREQPAKVVRLGVKDMFCETGSDVELQEEYNLTAKDITKTVKSLLK; via the coding sequence ATGGAAGAATTGAGAGAAGTATTTGCTAGAGAATTGATCGAGTTGGGAAAAGAATTTCCCAATCTGTATGTCATTGATGCTGACCTCAAAACATCTACCCGGACTGTTTTATTTGAAGATGCCTATCCAAGGCGATTTATTCAGGCTGGAATTGCCGAACAAAATATGGTTGGCATTGCCGCTGGACTCGCTCTCGAGGGTAAAATTCCTATCGTATGTACTTTCGCCAACTTTCTAGCGTCAAGAGCTCTTGATCAGGTTTATACATCAGTCGCGTATCCAGGCATCAATGTCAAATTTGCCGGAGCTTATAGCGGCATTTTGACGGGCAAACTCGGGGCAACGCACCAAGCCATTGAAGATCTCGCAGTCATGAGGGGAATTCCGGGTTTGAGAATTGCCGCCCCCGCTGATAGTTGGGAATTACGATCGGTTATGCGTAAATCTGTCGAATATAATGGACCGGTCTATTTTCGTGTTGACAAAAACAAACCAGAACTGGAATTTACCATGGGCTTTCCTTTTGAATGGGGCAAAGGTCATGAAATTTTGCATGGAACCACGGCAACCTTAATCGGAACCGGCATCGCTTCCCGTTGGGCATTTGAAGCGGCAAGCGCTCTGCATGAAGAGGGAATAAATGTTCGTTTCTTGCACATGCCCTCGATCAAACCTTTTGATGATGAGTTGGTACTTAAAGCGGCAAAAGAAACAGGAATATTGATAACCATCGAAAACCACAGCATTATCGGTGGTCTTGGCGGCGCAGTATGCGAAGTGGCGTGCCGCGAGCAGCCAGCGAAGGTAGTGCGTTTGGGGGTCAAAGATATGTTTTGCGAAACCGGTTCGGACGTGGAATTGCAGGAAGAGTATAACCTTACAGCGAAGGATATCACAAAAACAGTTAAAAGTCTTTTAAAATGA
- a CDS encoding FAD-binding protein codes for MKICKIFKNIWTLSVVFTFLAIVTFAAPNKDNFISSLPWDAEYDVVVIGFGGAGAVTAITAADLGAKVLILEKAPLGEEGGNTKYAGQFILSPTDRESALAYYKALRSDYNNQSDEVLEFIVDGLMANKDWLIKLGVDPARLVWFDYIEFPEFGGKGMGGYTIDGWWTSSFWQFLRKNVVDRADKIDVWYSTPVSRLIQDKNTGIVHGVKIENKGKSYNVRAKNGVVMAMGGFENNDEMLENYAQLQNAFSKAARYNTGDGVKMAIDVGADLWHMSALAGPDVNFIVPETKVAAGYYFTVPVKSRSATGFTSVNTINVGTDGTRFMSETVAPRHGHVNKSGTFFSLLVPKNAWCIFDETARSSGVVPYFTWSSGFKEELAKGWVIKANTIKELAEKMSIPAEKLEKTVQDYNNYCTDGYDPDFHVDSKYLKPIATAPYYAFPLQASLTNTQGGAKRNAKCEVLDVWGNPIPHLYSAGEFGSFYTDIYNGGGNLGECAFTGREAGKNAATPKNDTPADSALAGKKPVDLRPVVQVIDTQKDEYIGRGTGIGGEIVVKITYSSGRIGAIEVVSNSETVGIADRALVEIPKRIIAAQSNQVDVIAGASITSKGIMEAVQDAVNKAK; via the coding sequence ATGAAAATTTGCAAAATCTTTAAAAACATCTGGACGTTATCGGTTGTTTTCACATTCTTAGCGATTGTCACCTTCGCCGCTCCAAACAAAGATAATTTTATAAGTTCGTTACCATGGGACGCCGAATATGATGTGGTTGTTATTGGTTTTGGAGGCGCTGGTGCGGTCACGGCGATCACTGCCGCTGATCTCGGCGCCAAAGTTCTCATCTTGGAAAAGGCTCCGCTTGGAGAAGAAGGTGGCAATACAAAATACGCCGGTCAATTTATTCTTTCGCCGACCGATAGGGAAAGCGCCCTTGCTTACTATAAAGCGCTCAGATCGGATTACAATAACCAAAGTGACGAAGTTCTTGAATTTATTGTAGATGGCCTCATGGCAAACAAAGACTGGCTCATCAAACTTGGAGTTGACCCCGCCAGACTTGTGTGGTTTGATTATATTGAATTTCCCGAGTTTGGCGGTAAGGGCATGGGAGGTTATACGATAGATGGTTGGTGGACTTCATCTTTCTGGCAGTTCTTAAGAAAAAACGTTGTTGACCGCGCTGATAAAATAGATGTGTGGTACTCCACTCCTGTGTCCCGATTGATACAAGATAAAAATACCGGCATTGTTCACGGAGTAAAAATTGAAAACAAAGGCAAATCTTACAATGTTCGCGCAAAAAATGGCGTCGTCATGGCAATGGGCGGTTTTGAAAACAATGATGAAATGCTTGAAAATTACGCTCAACTTCAAAACGCCTTTTCCAAAGCCGCGAGATACAATACTGGTGATGGCGTTAAAATGGCAATAGACGTTGGAGCTGATCTCTGGCACATGAGCGCTCTCGCGGGTCCAGATGTAAATTTCATTGTACCAGAGACGAAAGTCGCGGCTGGCTATTATTTTACTGTCCCAGTCAAATCTCGCTCTGCAACAGGTTTTACAAGTGTCAATACAATCAATGTTGGAACCGATGGAACGCGTTTTATGAGTGAAACCGTGGCCCCCCGCCACGGACATGTCAATAAATCCGGCACCTTTTTCAGCCTCCTCGTCCCGAAAAACGCTTGGTGTATATTTGATGAAACAGCACGATCAAGCGGTGTAGTTCCTTATTTCACTTGGAGCTCCGGATTTAAGGAAGAACTAGCGAAGGGCTGGGTCATCAAAGCCAATACAATAAAAGAGCTAGCGGAGAAAATGAGTATCCCAGCAGAAAAACTGGAAAAAACTGTGCAAGATTACAATAATTACTGCACTGATGGTTATGATCCGGATTTCCATGTTGATTCTAAATACCTGAAACCGATTGCCACAGCGCCTTATTATGCGTTTCCGCTACAGGCAAGCCTCACAAATACTCAAGGTGGCGCTAAACGGAATGCAAAATGCGAAGTTTTAGACGTTTGGGGTAATCCCATCCCCCACCTTTACAGTGCAGGTGAATTCGGCTCTTTTTACACAGACATCTATAATGGCGGCGGTAATTTGGGCGAATGTGCTTTTACAGGGCGCGAAGCCGGAAAAAACGCAGCGACGCCTAAAAATGATACACCGGCAGACAGTGCTCTGGCAGGAAAGAAACCTGTGGACCTTAGACCTGTAGTTCAAGTGATCGATACCCAAAAAGATGAATACATCGGAAGAGGAACTGGAATTGGCGGAGAAATAGTCGTAAAAATAACCTATTCTTCCGGCAGAATAGGAGCAATCGAAGTCGTAAGCAACAGCGAAACTGTTGGCATAGCCGACAGAGCTCTCGTGGAAATTCCAAAACGCATTATTGCCGCTCAAAGCAATCAAGTTGATGTTATCGCTGGAGCTTCAATAACAAGTAAAGGGATCATGGAAGCAGTTCAGGATGCCGTCAATAAGGCAAAATAA